TGTCAAGTGAAGGACCTATTACAAACTCATCCTGAAACAAAGGTAAAATGGCTAAAGTATTAAACCTGCCAAAATTGGGTTTCCAGTAGAGAGAAGTCATCATACCAGTACAGTTGAACATTGCTATTACAGATGAATAATAGGAAGTTACACAGTATATACTGCTCACACAAACCCCACCTAATTTGGCTGGTGAGTGAAAGCCAAATGAGTGGCTTTTGTACTACAAGATATACAGGAAGTTAACTAAAGATATCCCTTTGCAACTGACATAAGATCAGTGTGGAAATATATCCTTACGCACTACAAATAACACAAGAAAGAGTGCTGCTGTTTTTTCTAATGCAAGAAGATCTAGAATAAATGGCATTATTCCACTCCAATAACTATATATGATCTTTATTTATACCACATTAAATGGAAGAAACATATATGCCACTCAAGGACAGGCACAAGATAAAAGTGTTTGAGTTATAGGGCAGTTTGATGCCTGCAGGTAAAACCATGAAGTGTAAGACATCTACCCAGACACATACAATAGTGTTTTACAATATCATACAATTAGAGACTGAAGAATCCTCAGTATCCAAACTGCTCCTTATACAGAAAGGACGTCTTTCAAATAGATATAGATTCCTAATATGTGACAGCTTGTAGCTCAGATTTTCACAGCGGCAGTACACATCTGAGATTTACAAAACTAAGACACACATAAAATACAATCAGaaggcaaagaattaatttagggTTTGATTACTAAAACAAGTGTACAACCAGACAATTTGTATCAGTGAGAACAAAGCTGTCAGAAACAGGTTAGAAAACTTTAAACATGAATAAAATGAGACCCTATTCAGTTAAAACTGAACGGAATAGTGTGTTTGTTTGTGCCTTTTACTGCTCCTCTATTTATAAAGACAATTTTAAAGTTTCATTAGAGAgttttcctgtttttattttttaaacctacACACTTGAGAATCAGATTTGATGATTGTGGTAGAAAaatctatatagaatagaataagCCATGACTTCTTTCTGCTAAAAGAGCCAACAATTTGGTGAACCAGGAAGGTGATCTCACCATAAACTGAAACATGAACTATCACTCTTAGAATGCTCAGTTGAGTGGGAATGATTGACTCCCTGAACAGGTATTGACATCCCCTTCCCACTCTATTAAAGGCTGGGAAAGGAACAGTTCAGGTTTCCGCTCATTGAGACAAAGGGTCCTGCAAATATTAGCAGTGTCCTCTAATGGGAGGAGGATGAGTGAAAGACAAGCAAGAAAAAGTTGTGTGGAGCTGTCTTTTATCCATACCATGAGTACCTGTAAAGGAGCACAAATTTTGTTCCCATATTTTGCCATTTACCTTCAACTAGCAAACTATCCAAACAATTGCACCAATACTAGGTTTCAACACAGTAAGCAAAAATTAGATATTTGCACTTGTCTCTGTTACATAAAGATTTGGTGAACATCTGGCATTTCACCACAACAGGGTTTTAAATAGAGCACGTCTTTACATCTATCCAGAGATCCACTAATCATAGTCTATTTTGATTTGTGTAATTGTGTCAAGGTTTGGTTTGTCACCACCATTCCTTCCGTGAACTGAAGTCAAGTGCTTTTTTAGGGCAGATTTGTGTTTAAAGTCCATGTCACAACAATGGCATTTGTAAGGTCTGTCCCCACTGTGAATATTCAAGTGGTCCTGAAGCGTGCTTTTAGCAGTAAATGTCTTCAGACAAACCATGCACTGGAATGGGCGGATGCCCATGTGCCCTCGGATATGCCTGTTGAGATTTTTCTTTTGTGTAAATGTTTTCCCACACTGTAAGCATAAGAAGAGTTTGTGCATTTTTAGGTGTCTCAGATAGTTTTCAAGGTGGACAAAACCTCGGGGACATTTAGGACACTGGTGCCGCCATGAATAACCAGAATCCTCCAGACTCTGAAACCCACTCATTACACTCGAGGTTCCTTCTGTATTGTCACTGACAAAGCCCTGAAACTGACTCCCAGGTACTTCTGTAATTCTACTCTCAACAGTAGAATTTATCAGTGAATGTTGTGTTTCTGGAAAATACAAGCTTGTTTTAGAGGAAGTGCAAGGCTGTGGAAAATGATCATTTTCCACATTGGTTGTGTTCATGGAATCCATTCTGAAGATACAAATTTCATCGTCTTTATATCCTATTTCAACTGTGGAAATCTCTGGAGttttcatgtcctttctttctgATATTAAGCTTTGCATTGCAGGTTGTAAGACATCCCCTGTCTCCTGTTTTACATTATATTCTACATTAACAGGGCTATCTTCAGAAATTTCAATTATTTCACAGTCTTTATCTAAACTGTCATCTTTATTTCTCAGCTCAGTGTCTGAGGAATGACATTTCTCTGTGTTCTGATTACTGTTCTCCATAGAAGCATCAATTTCCAGATATTTAGACAATGCTTCGGTACATTTCTCTACAATGTGGACCATCTGAAGATAACTTGCAGCAATGAGATATTTCAAAAGCTCCTTCTTTTTAACTTCGAGAGCACCAGTATAACAAGACAATAGTAACTTTCTGCCAACCTCAGCACTCTGCAATATGGTGATTCGCATCTGTTTTGACTGATTGAGCAAAAACTGATCCCTCATAAATGTGGAGCAGGCAGCAAAAATCACCTTGTGTCCATGAAACTCAGTATCATTGATGTATATTGATACATCACAAAATAAATTCTGCTGTCTTAAGAGGTTCATCTTTTGCAACACAGCATCCCCTTGCTGTTCAAACTGGAAATGCAGCACATCTGAGTCAGTAGCCATGTTGACAACCTATTGGAAAACACACAACAGAAACGTTACAATTCAAGTATATCATTCTGGATGCAGCTTTCGCGGTCTCAATTTTCTGATCGCATATTTACTGAATACAATTTCATCAGCAGTTTC
This genomic window from Chelonia mydas isolate rCheMyd1 chromosome 16, rCheMyd1.pri.v2, whole genome shotgun sequence contains:
- the ZBTB6 gene encoding zinc finger and BTB domain-containing protein 6; its protein translation is MATDSDVLHFQFEQQGDAVLQKMNLLRQQNLFCDVSIYINDTEFHGHKVIFAACSTFMRDQFLLNQSKQMRITILQSAEVGRKLLLSCYTGALEVKKKELLKYLIAASYLQMVHIVEKCTEALSKYLEIDASMENSNQNTEKCHSSDTELRNKDDSLDKDCEIIEISEDSPVNVEYNVKQETGDVLQPAMQSLISERKDMKTPEISTVEIGYKDDEICIFRMDSMNTTNVENDHFPQPCTSSKTSLYFPETQHSLINSTVESRITEVPGSQFQGFVSDNTEGTSSVMSGFQSLEDSGYSWRHQCPKCPRGFVHLENYLRHLKMHKLFLCLQCGKTFTQKKNLNRHIRGHMGIRPFQCMVCLKTFTAKSTLQDHLNIHSGDRPYKCHCCDMDFKHKSALKKHLTSVHGRNGGDKPNLDTITQIKIDYD